The DNA region GTTTGGCCATAGCTCCCTCTAGAGACAGGAGTAGGGACAGCCTGCTGGGGTGTCACCACAGCCACAGCTGTGGGTGAGCTGGCTTGGGACGACTCCGCAATATTGGTCAGAGTTGAAGGAAGTGATGAGTGCGTAGGAATGTCTCGCTTTGGCTCTTCAATCTGTTGAAATACAAGACATGCTAATGAGTAAAAACTATGAACACATGTCAAAAGGTTTTATATTGATACAGGTGATCAGTCACGACAGAAAAGATAAAAGCAGACCAGTCATAACTCACAGGACAGTCCACAAAGCTATACTTACTAAAAAGGTTAGTCATTAACCAAGACATATTCATGTCAAGCACTAAAATACAATGAATGGTTTGAGTTTGGATTCGTTTAGTATTTGTGGTCCATTTGCAGAACATTGAGATAAGCTTGCATATGAACAGGCACTTTTATGATTTTGTCAAGAATACTCTCAAAttcctgttcatatttttcagTAGCTCCTAGCATAATGAGTAAATCAACTTAGATAATGGGAATTACAGTCTGATACTtctactacattgtattgaatTTGAACTTTAGTATTCtgttttattaaaaaaacacagCATTTGTATAAAACAGACagaacacacataaaaaaaatgagtgtACATACATGCAATACATAACACATGGTAACTAGAAAAGCATTTGGAGAGCACAGACTtttgccaagcagctcattttcaCCCATACAAGCATGATGAAtattgcccaatttcccaacGACATactatagaagcctttgtttaCCTCATCAGCTTCCTGCATGCTGTGCAGCGCATTGAGCAGAGCATGTGCTTTAGTGTGCGAATGCAAACCTCAAgtacgcgcagcttgaactcccaagtacattgaccctatttgccaaaacaagatataaaaaaaatccttttaaaaattcacaaaaattcctagatcactaccaaaaattTAACAATCTGTTCCTTGTGCCATTACCAACTATCcttaagtttcatccaaatcagttcacaactttttgttattttgaaaaaaagacaaacaaacaaatgccgacaaaaacataacctccttttGGCGAAGGTGTTATGGAAACAACAAAAGATCATTGTCAGGGTAGTTTCCAACAAAAAGAAGGTGAAGCAATATTGTTATACATAAACCATGAGAAAATGTTACAAAAACAGATACAAAGGAATGCTTTTTGGTGATAAAATCTATACACCTAACAGTACTTAGTGATTGATAATATAAAAACAGAGggcaaaataatcattatctagTATTATAAACTCTAGATGTTGATAGAGAGCATTTCTAAAAGTTGCTTTCCTCTTCCATTTCActcacaagcatacacacacacacacacacacacatatatgcgCGCACACCAATATATTGGGTCTTTGATGTATCTTCTGAGCAAACAAACTACAGATGTATGTATCCATACCGGTGACAGCCCTAAGCCTGCTCGTGCCCAGTTGACCTTTGACAGATACTTCCTCAGGGTCTCAGCAACAGGTGAAATCATGTTTGAGCTAGGGAAGATGCTTGCATTGCAGGTGGGACAAGTGTAGCCAGCAGGTGCCGTGTTTGGAGGAAATTTTCTGGCATATGCATCCAAACACTCCCAGTGAaatacatctgaaagaaaaatgagaagtaATACCCAACCTGTATCATACAGAGTACAATATAAACACATGGTAAAAATCTGGTAAATCATGGTAAAAATAAACTACATGGAAATCAAATTGTTAGATAATAGTTTCATGCTGGAATTTGTATCTACAATCAGATAACAAGTGtatatttcattatgaaaatatcTAACATACCGGTATTTCTGGAACTTTGGCACaaattttaacctgttgaagatgagtcccgattatactcgggcagggtctatgggaaatgtgtgtggtagcaaaatcagcccgtcttcAACACGTTAAACATTAAATCTGCATTCAGACAAGTGCATTCTGCATGCCAAAAACATGCAGACAACATACAAATTTTAAATACAGATATTGGGGGATTATCACTGGAATGATTACACAATACCTTTGCCAACAtgcaaccacccccccccccccatattttttttttcccactgtaCAATGACAGTGTGGAGATATAATCACTCAGAGCCTTCACTGTGCCTGACAAcctgtaataatgatgatgatgatatcaattaggtaaaaaatgcatgtataGACTCACCATAGCACAGAAGCCTGACAACGTCTCCTTCTGCCAAGTCTTTATTGCACAGTGTACACTTTGTGCTGTAGTCACTATCTTGGAGCCACTGCAAGTAAGACTTTACAATACACTGCCaggagaaacaaagaaatgaaggCTGTTAACCTCACTTGAGCTTAAACTCGAAACTTATGGGGTCATTGCTACCGTATGTCACACTGTCCCGAATTTGAACAAAGATGGGTACAATGATAAAGGAATCCTAAAATTTGGCTCTGATCGTATGCACAACAGGTGTTTCAAAAGGACTACTAAAAGCCATTCTATGACTGATGGTGAAGTTTCTCTGGCTCTAGCAACAACTTCATCACTGAGTGCTAGTGGTGGCAAAATCCATGCATAgccatttttcttctttgtgtgtCCCTCACGTCTTCATGTAGCCTCCGGATGTTAATATGTGACCTCCTGTAGGCATCATACTTGCTTTGGCTAATGATTGGCTTTTGACCAAGTTTGGGGCCTGAGCCAACTTTACATGAAATGGACAATTCCATTCGTTTGCATCAATTTTGGGACAGTGTGACAGCACCCTTCCCAAGTAGTGCCTTGATGTTGCATTACAGTTCTGAACTactttaaccagttgaggacgagtccgtaatatactcgggcaggcatctgagggaaatgcatgttgtagaaaaatcagcccgtccttaAACGGGTTAAAGAGTTGTAGCAAAGATAGAACAGACTAAGGGGGACCAGACATTTGGCAAACTCTTGGAGTGGATTATCAGCTAATTATCAGCAAAATTATTTTCTTGGCCCCACCATTGACAATGGGTTGCAGTGAGACCAGGGTTTACATAAAAAGCCCTAGAGAACCAAAGACTCTACGCAGTATATAAAACCTTGGTTGTAGTGCCAGAGGTATGAGCATCAGTGCCAGAATAAACACATAACAGGGAAACAATTATTGAGGTAAGTTTATGAGTGTGATGGTAATGATATGTGATAGACAGCATAGTAAGAAcacaaagaaagtaaaacaagcTGGCCATACTTTGACCAGAACACCATCCAAAAATTGATTGACCGCCACGTGCCAGCTATGTGTAcacatatgtttttgtttgcaatcAAAGtttggcatggggggggggggggggcaacatgTATTTTAGACTATTTTAGTTTACTATTGATTGATATTTTTATACTTTTGATTTTGGGGTCCAGCAAATATTCTTTCTTCTTATAAAACATGGTTGAATTTTGACCGAAAGTTTTATTGGTCTGTATCTTGTCATTGGGGATACACAGAGACATCTGGAcataaaagttaaaaaaaaacaaacagaacattATTAGAAAAAAACTCCTCCAGACAAacggatttttctgtctaacaTTTGACAAGTGGGTTGAATACTTCCAATCTTTGTTGGATATAAAACAATCATGTgatagagggagacaaactgaagaaaattcaagCCTCAACAATCCTGTGATTATTTTGTAGAGATCTACCTTCCTGAAGAGGCAAGTTGTTTCAATACGTTTAATGTGTACATTCAGTTATTTATCTTTCTGCAGGTAAACTCATTCTTTCCTAGAAACAACTGTTTGTCTCTAATGTCTACTGTCTGGTAGTGGTATTGGTGGTAGGTTAGACAGAAAGATTCGTCTGtctggaggagtcttttattttttttatgttatcgctctcctccggagtaactgcgaccagcctgAACGCGAATCATTAAGGAGCGCACCGGCCCGGAGGTTACTTCagaggggattccgtgaagccagacacaGTCTCCGCAGCATATATCCCTGACGACCAAAttagatacagaccgatcttttcGGTCAAGTGGTAGGTAGGCTCTGGATCCCAAACTGAAGTGGCAGCAAGCAAGATCATGTCATCAGAAATAGATAGGATGGGGGGTTGGGTGTCCGGACACCTAAGACTCTCGCGTACTGACTTGCTTATTTCACTTTGAATACGCATTTACGCACAGCTCCTCACTGACAAACAACTGTTTAGGTAGGCGCGTCATTGTCAAACCAGACGCACTTTAcagtacgcgtccggtcccacaacctgTCCGGACACCCAATGACTGGGTATACAAAGATAGAACTTTCTCAATAGCCAGTCCCtgccttgaccgaaagatcggtctgtatctgtccgtcggggaatgttccgcgaagactgcgtctggcttcacggatcccctccgtatcgaggacagcgttaatggcaaaatataaaagagtcctccggacagacggatctttctgtctagtcCCTGCCATGCCGCGGGCCGTGCTCACCCAAAAGACTAACGTTACATAGGTCTAGGCTCCTATAGGATCTCTAGATGGGTTCTAGATAAAACAGATATTTTCAAGTCTACAGACATCTAACTTTAAGCACTGTTAACAGGATATCTGATATATAAGGCTCTAACGTTACTAGAATTTAAGAACGTTTCCTGATTGATACAGTGAAGACGAGACGGTTTAGCTATTCAATCATATAGAACTAAGGTTAATACCTTCGGGTGATTTGCCACCATACAGTGTTCACAGACGTTGACTCGGTGCTCGAAACAGAACAGATTCGTCACTTTTCTCTTCGGACACTTGCACAGACCCATTTTAACACCTCGATGTGTCAGAAAGATGATAAAGGAGTGATTGCTAATTTGTACAATCTACAAGTTTATCACACATCATACAAACTGCACAGAACGAACGCCTCACTGACGGAGTTTCACTGTGGTGAATATTGCTCTCTGTCCACCAGCGTTGTGCATGCACACAGTACAAATCGAGTAAATCACGAAGAACTGCACTGACGATGTGTACCGAACGTCAAGCCTGCCacgtatttgacctttgaccgtatTATTCATCTCGTTCCCACGTTGTGTAGGCAGTGATAGTCAATACATTGTACTGATTATAGTTTGTTAAAATGAATGACGTGCatacattctttattcattcttttttgttccatgtgtaaaaaaagaaaagaaaagtaacaaggacaacaacaaaaacagcgaAATAGTATAGCGAACCAACACGAAATTCCAACGATGATAAAATCGAAGGACCTGATGATTATGAATGATTTTTCTATGCCTTCTAATTCTCGGATGCATAAGCAAATCTCAGCAGAAGAATCTTCAGCTTCAGAATTGGAGGAAGGATATtgataaaatcttattttcagtGGATATTGTGATATTTTTCTTGAACAAGCCAGAGTCACAATATCTCGTAACAGTGACacaaaacattgtttttcatttgaaaattcagaacaaaaaaatatgtgagaatgtgagagagggagaaagagagagagagggccgGGATAGTAAAAGGATGGAAagtgagaaaaagagagagatcagagggagaaggggaagagagaaaaggaggggAGAAAGGAAACAGCCATAATGattcatatgaagagtttgttcgcaaaaaccgataagtccatatttgccaaatggagatatttgcgattacaggtcaagaaaaataaagagaataataagaaaatttttgtttcttttgatcataacttcaaaaatgtacctttatatgtagtgaccaatatatcatttaaaaggtattattttgtactttatgacagataccgtatttcaaaatcttcaaaaatggacttatcggtttttgcgaacaaactcttcataattatataggcctatttctgGTTCACTGCGCTACATCTCACAGACAGAattaaaaggaaatgaaatgagacCTATATAGCAAAACTCGGCACCCAAGGAAAATACACAGAAGTGGGACAGCATTATTTATTTTCTATAtcactttctttatttctcctgtCGAAGGGGAAAAGCTAGGAGCAAAATCGTAGAGTATAGTGCCTATAGTCATGCAAAGACCTCTTTGAAAGTCATATAGAAATCATAGCTGCACTTTGCACTTTTCCATAACTGTCGATCTTCTTATATAATACTTGGGTCCTATATCCAGTTTTGATGAAACTCTTATCATTCAGTTCGCCTTAATATATTCTGCTTATACCAAAATCATCTTTACCAAACGTAGAATGACTCTTCAAGTTGTTCTAAACAATACCTCGTTGGTCATCCAGTCAGGCTGAATAACAAGGAACAATTTAAAAAACACTTCAACAATAACCATATAAAGCATAACTCAATAATTTCTTGGCCTTTTTGGGCGGAGAACTAACACTCAGTGTAGCATCTGAATCATGTATGTAATATGCCAAAATATGCAGAAGTATACtgtcaggggaaaaaaaatgaattaagtaTATGAGTTTCATATACTCTTGCCATGCCATTGTAGTCATAAGGCAATCTGCCTTGGTTTTGTCTGTCCAGTAATTGGTTAATGCTCATAAAGGAACAACAGTTACAAGCCCTACTTTTCAGCTGCCCCTATTATTTCCAAGAACTCATAAATTTCCTTTTATTGCAATgctgcattgttttgtttgttgtgtagATGTTTGTTttactgtattttcatttttatttgaaattagattaaactaaaatgaaaatagaatagaGTAGAATACTAGaatagaacagaacagaacagaacagaacagaacagaataggaaagaatagaatagaatagaatagaatagaatagaatagaatagaatagaatagaatagaatagaatagaatagaatagaatagaatagaatagaatagaatagaatagaatagaatagaatagaatagaatactGGTAGAATAGAACAGAATATAATGCAATATAATGAATACAATACAATAGAATAAgataaaaggaaataaatgaaatgaaatgaatgaaataaactaGACAAAAGTGAAAACAACTACAACCAGGCCATCAATAAAGAGAATGGCCCTCAATTGAAGCGAGAGACGGTCAAAGCAGTGCAATCTCTCGCTTGCTTGGAGAATGATGTTGTGAGAGAGTGCAATTAGCGTATTTTTTGGTTGAGCGCCACCTTGCGTCACAACTGTTATATTTGCCGACTGGACAGACACGAAATCTCGTCCGGGTAGCCGCAAGAACACAGATTCTGACGAAAAGTGAGAAAATTACTGCCGGATAAAGACTGTAAATCACCAGCGTTGGCCAGACCAACGGACATTTTCTTGTGACAATCGTGAAATAAAAGGTAAGTCAAATTATTGGTGCCTTGGTACGAAAAATGTTGTTCTATTATATCGCTAGCAGAGAACACAATTAATGACATTGACAATGTGAGAAGTCTCCTATTGAATGAGATGGGCGACAGCAGCAGCTATACTTGTCATGCTTGTACCATCCAGTGATCCACATTATCTCAGCAGTGTCCAGTCCACGCCTTCTATTTCGGCGTATCTTGGGCACCACATCGCATCGCATGCATGCAACAGCCAGGACAAAGTCATCCATCCTGATCCTGTATGCTATATTTGTGCCTCAGAGGAACATGGCAAGGAGCATTTAATTTAGTGTGTGTAGTCGTTTGTTTTATAGAATTTGCAAGTGTGCTTTGTGTGGGTTTATGCAATGGAAAGTTTGTTCTTTTAAAAGACATGTTTTTAGACTTGATTTATCACCTAACGTTAGTGCTAACAGTGTTAGACCGCTACTCACACTAGAGGGAGTCTAGTCTTCATACACAACCCCTTAATACATAGATGCATAAACCTAACTGTGACCAGGATTTGGAGTCTGGTACAGGGTAGTATCGCCCCTAAAAATTGCTTCAACAATTTTAATACATAAACATACAGTCTACACTGACTATGATACAGATGTACCGTTGTTGACAACAGGTGTCTTGGAACATTTGGTTCCTCCAATAGTCCCATTCTGTCCAAAGTGATGACTTTAAATGATTTGGTCAAGAGGAATCTGTGAGAACGACCACTGCTTGGTATGGCAGATTTCAAACCTGTGTGCATACACAAGCAGGCAGCagtgtagcccgaccagacgctgttaatacgctacgcgaatacagcgtctgaccaacgagcgggcacctacaaagtggggaaccacaacacaactacaaaacttatgaaaatttatacgttctttataaacaatgtacacgttaccaaacgttactcaccttaagtgcatgcttgtattacagaaggttcgtaagtccattgagagccttcgtgataagtccgtggaaccaaaaaatgatactttctggcggattccctaacaccgtcagggttcatcgttgcagaattcaaaatggcgccttgatctctgcggaaatcttttgtgtgcgtgcgatgcgctgcttgagtgttggtgtagcagcacggtcgacagcgcgaccttttgaaagggcattcagatcatgtgacctcccggatattggaaatggcctagcgtgaaagacgatgtaccgttcgtgaaccgttcacacatgctgcatataaccatcattttaggtaagttattaaatctaaatttcaatattcatagcatagatatgaagtctcattatcattttgttcgtcagatgagtttgaagtgacaaaaaaaatgatctaaagtatcaaaattcaatccgatcgcatgcgatcgttggaccctcttcgtgtttggagcttcgttggtacagccctgtcgcgctacgtatgtacagcggcgactgggctgtgtatagttagcagCAGTGTAGCGTTTTGACGAGGCACTCTCGCTGCGCGACATCATGTGACACCAGGTTGCTCTCTGCTGGGCGCGTTTCACTCGAACCCTTTTGCTCGCCACCACATACCAAAAGGGCCTTGttcagaggcaaaaaaagacCCATTGTGCCTTCATGCATATTTCTTATCACCAATGCACAATGTGCCATGCAAagtttgtttaaaagaaaactgtactgacattttctaattgtctgataattctaatccacattttttgatgcctactattGGAAAGAGAGCattctaaaacccaggataagcctgtaatgattttttgaaaaaaaatgaaaacgagcaagccaaggaacgatccacacaatttggcctacgtcacaggtgctcttggtgcacaactccgacatttagcaagacgaactacataatgccaatttactgatgaaatctcacaggAAGTACTGCagaagctgttatttagtataattgcaatatggagctataataaacatgttaaacaatatctattaatctttaaaagcaatctcttcaacagctttttatttagataaaacttgtggggaaattccagatatgcaaaatgaaattggcatcgttatccgaacgtgctgcccatagaacactgtgtgtaagtaacgttacgcattgatgatcatgatcgagcgatggtcgCCAGTCTAGTTCAAACTAGACAACGATttctatctaacgtagatgagggctgagtgaatctaaatccaaatgtagatagactctcttcaacggcacgcacgatttacgcttagtgagatgaaaacggtacccagtacacatagactctgaaatactagaactaggactaggactactgagcaggagaaggttctacgtggcagtccaagttttgatgagtaggccctacactcactcactgtcgacattgcagctgtaacagttaggccctatgtgcacagtgctaataaggcacagcgtaacgttacatacctctgctgccagaacttgaagaaagtccagacgaaagtccagactccagttCTAggtctggacccttgtcctgcaggcactgttgttcctgtgctggattttttgggtaaggtatctgctttatggatttccgatgttttgtagtcgagccaaatctcatagtggtgttatttacaccaaggactaatgttagatctaacagtttgtttcagtaggcctactaggacccatatctcggaagagtggcctgaccacgtagattctaacacagtgtcgccgcttcgcgatcccagcgctggtgtaggtatagtgctagcgtacttccgtatccatgtagatatctcaaaattcaccttgccaaatggcaccaaactcacaggaaatactttatgattcatatccaacagctcgtgttaattggaaacaaatcacatgtcgggaagcgtaagtgtagatgtcgactttcctgtcggcgtcgctagcctgctctacgactaacacgagtgattgcggccaggccctacctacctgctgcgcacgcacagactgaagttagccatttaatatcatgagacaaatctttcaagtaatcgggggcaataaataaatttacaaattatttgtggtaagttgaatgaaaaacgtagttcctatatcacacaagtcgcaaaaatcattacacttttgagtttagttctcgcgtaaattccccgttcgcacagtactagtccgctaacttcagttctagattgtgcatcttgcgttcgccaagatctctcgcgaagagtgagttttttttgagtgacgacttgaaagtcgacgtcaatattgattcttctcgattactgatttcgttcaaatgtaagagaatactttgaaatatgctatgaagtatatcctgtaattttggtgggatttggtttagtgaaatttgagatatctacatggatagaacagtacacaagcgccgcctgctagctgaattaggcctaagcgtcgtctgctactcgatacgaattaacgcacgcgtatgcgagcacttgtaatcagtaatagtgagagcacctgtgacatcataacatccgggctcgtcagcttattagcataattctcacctaaaaagttccatttttaacattaaattacggacttaatcgttatgaaattttgattctgtttgcaccgctgggtcttttagaattaaaagaacaacatataaaaaaataaaaaaccggtaaaatgcccttttaaaaaAACGaaggaacggggggggggggggggggggtatggaaAGAACCAAGTGGAAAAACGTCTTTTCAAGACCATGGGATCAATCTGGAAATAAGCACGTGCACATCTGGTATGAATTAGCTACGGAACGTATGTTATAGTTTGAAAGTTTAGCCGTTTGCTGGTAAAATAGGACACCTTTAGAGGCGCTTttaaatttgtgtttattttttcattgtacAGAGACACCACTCTGTTGACTCAGGGCGCTcccacagtataactgtgtGAAGGAGCATTGCAGggttacaatgtacataaaacCATACATTTTAGTTAGATACTAACAGGTACATTGTAAGCGGCATGCACACCAGCATTGCAAAGCTGTGGAACAGGGCATTTTGCACTTGAAATAAATCTTCATTTTTAAATCAATGGGAAATATGATGCATAAAGGTCAGCTAAGCCAATATAAGATGCTAATAAATGTGTGTAGTTATGTACAGCATTACAAAGTTGTACTGTTCTCAAATATCCATGATGGATATACACACTTAAACGAGGGTTTTGACATTTGGTAATGCCAATTCTTGGTATGTGTGTGTCGGCTTATGAACTGCAGGACAAAGAACATCACTTGAGGAAAAAAACTTGTCACTGTTATTAATGTGTCAATATATTTGTGCAAATTGTGATTACATGATAAATCAAGTTATAAATGATGGTTCTCTGTCAGAAAATAGTGCTGTTTAAGGTAATATTTAATAAACAGTATTTAGTACACATCAAACATTCAGACTGTCACTAAGGTACTGCTGCACAAGTTTGCATACAAATACATTGTCTTGAAGAAGAATagggaggaaaagaagaaaataccgGTAATTAAGATTTTTAGATCTAGAGTATTGGTAGAGGTTTACTAATTAAAGCACCTGCCAACATGATACAGtaggacctcgattatccagccAT from Diadema setosum chromosome 1, eeDiaSeto1, whole genome shotgun sequence includes:
- the LOC140246204 gene encoding zinc finger protein-like 1 homolog, which translates into the protein MGLCKCPKRKVTNLFCFEHRVNVCEHCMVANHPKCIVKSYLQWLQDSDYSTKCTLCNKDLAEGDVVRLLCYDVFHWECLDAYARKFPPNTAPAGYTCPTCNASIFPSSNMISPVAETLRKYLSKVNWARAGLGLSPIEEPKRDIPTHSSLPSTLTNIAESSQASSPTAVAVVTPQQAVPTPVSRGSYGQTTRPQPRQAAALGMGSSGMSGGDNMGTHARTDKQFPSTSGGEHRVYDARKDDLVVDIVQDHDKDKYKRRSAFHWFARWFKSRASSRKSVESNVQIKRMAILLLIGLLAFFTFVIVMTSVGRASANSDPLLDPLNNPNIRIGRRI